In the genome of bacterium, the window GAAGGCGCCAATGGATCGCCGGTGGTGTTCAAGGCCAGCGCGAACGCCGGCAGCGCCTTTCGCATGATCGAAGTGTCGGGAAACAGCCAGATCGGCAAAGTGAACCGCTCCCTGCCGCGGCCGTTCACTGTGCGCGTTGTCGACGCCTATTCCAACCCGGTATCCGGCCAGCAGGTGGATTTTGTCGTAGCTGCAGGCGGCGGAACGCTGGCCGGCCAGACAACAAGAAGAGTGTCCTCTGACTCGGCCGGTTATGCCATTGCCACGCTCAGGCTGGGCGTGACCGTGGGCGTAAACACCGTTACCGCGGCCAGTTCGGGTCTGCAGGGCTCGCCGCTCACCTTTACGGCAGAAGGCCAGGCGGGCACGCCGGTCAAGTTTTTTTCGGTTTCCGGCAACCGCCAGCGCGGCGTACTCGGTCAACCATTGCCCTATCCTTTCGTCGTTGCCCTGACCGATTCTTTTGCCAATCCCATCGCCAACCATCCGGTCCAGTTCACGGTTTCCAAAGGCACCGGCTCATTCAACGGCCAGGGGCTGGTTTCCGTGCCGACCAATGCTCTGGGGCAAGCGGCGGCCACCCTGACCATGGGGGCCACCGGCTATTCCAACGAGGTAACGGTTACCACCCAGTATAACAGCATGCCGGTGGGAAGCCCGCAGATCTTTACCGCTTCCACAGCCGCCACAACGCCGGATTCGCTGGTCTATGTGAGCGGCAATAAACAGATCGGCCGCGTCGGCGCGCCTTTGCCGCAGCCGTTAAAAGTGATGGTAGTGGATGCCAACGGAATTCCAGTCCCCAATCACACCGTCACTTTTCTGGCGGTGCAAAGCGGCACCAGCTTTAGCGGCAAACAGACTCTGGATGTGAACACCGATGCCGAAGGCATCGCCTCTGCCACGCCCACCATCGGCACGGCCATCGGCGACGATAACAACGCGTTCGAGGCGCGCGCGTATTACAACAACACCCATCTGAAAAATTCGCCTCTGGTCTTTTTGGCCTCCGGACGGCGCAGCACGGCGCGGCAGTTGAACTATGTGTCCGGCAACAATCAATCCGGAACCGTGGGCGAATATCTTCCCGATTCTCTGCGCGTGTCGGTGGTCGACGGACAGGGCAATCCGGTGAGCAATCATCCGGTGACCTTTGAAGTGCAGCAGGGCAATGCGACTATTAACGGCACCGCAACCACCTATCAGGCGCTGTCCAGAAGCTCGGGCCAGGCGGTGGTCGCAGTGAAATTGCCGGTGCTGCCTTCCACCGTGCGCATCCGCGTTTCCACGGATGACGGTCAAACCCCTTTGGTTAATTCTCCGCTCTATTTTGACGCAACCGCTTCAGTGGGTTCGCCCAGTGCCCTCACCTCCAGCCGGACGGTGGTAACGCCGGTCATAGCCGACGGCGTGCAAACCTCCAAGATCTCTCTGCTGCTCAAGGATGCGCAGAACAATCCGGTGTCCGGCAAGGTGGTGCAGATCTTTACCAAGGGTCTGGATGTGCAGGTGCATCAGCCTGATGCCGCGTCGGACATCAACGGGTTGGCCCAGGGCTGGCTGGCCTCCGCGCGCACCGGCGCTGTCAAAGTCTGGACCACGGTGGACGGCGTGATGATCCCTGCCGACACTTCGGTGGTCACCTTTGTCGCCGGTGTGCCAAAAGAGGCGGTGCCTTTCGGCTCCGGACAGATGGTGCTGCGTGGAAGCGTGCTGCCCATGCCTCTGGGTCTGTACCTGTATGACGCCAACGGCAATCCTGTTCCGGATGTCAATGTGGCTTTTACCATTCTCACCGGCGGCGGTACGCTGCTGGAACAGCAGCCGGTGAAAACCGATGCGCAGGGCAAAGCCTCGGTGCACTGGAAATTGGGTCCGCAGGTGGATACGCAGACTCTGCAGGCAGTGGTCAGCGGCCTGGCCGGCAATCCGCTCAATTATACCGCGATCGCCATGCCGCCCAATCCCGGCGCCATCGAACTGCTCTCCGGTGACCGGCAGATCGGCGTGGTCAACACCACGCTGGCGGATTCGTTCAAAGTGGTGGTGCGCGATTCTACGGGCAAAGTGGCCGAAGGCCTGCCGGTTTATTTTCATTTCACCGGTCAGGGACAGGCGATGAGCCCCAATCCCGTGCGCACCGATCGACGCGGTGTGGCGGCGGTCCTCTACCGTCCGGGTGGATCCCTGCTCGGCGAATATCAGGCCACGGCCACGGTGCCGGGGCTGACCCAGTCGGTTGAATTCAGATTCATTGTGCAGAACCTGCCGACCATCTTTCTGGTCAAACAGGACATTCCCGCCAGCAGCCGGCCCAAACAGGTGGTCGAACTGGCGGTTCAGGCGGTGGATGCCTATAATCGGGCGCTGGCAGGCAAGCTGGTGACCTTTGAAGTGACCGAGGGCGCGGGTTCGTTCCAGGATGCACTGCCAGTGACCACGGATGAGAACGGTTTTGCCCGCATTCGCTGGCAGTTGGGAGTGACGGCCGCGCAAAAGGTGAGAGCCTCGGCGCTCAACATCCATGCCACGCCCGTCACCTTTGCCACCACGGCGGTGAACAGCAAGCCGCAGTTGACCGTGCCCGAGATGAAAAACACTCTGCCTGGACAGTATATCACAGCGACCATCACGGCGGTGGACGCGGATGGCGATGCGGTGACCATCAAAGCGCGGAATCTACCAAAAGGCGCTCTGTTCGATTCCACCTCCAGCCG includes:
- a CDS encoding T9SS type A sorting domain-containing protein codes for the protein MPGCPVTFQVLQGGGTLNGSTAAQQISTDAHGLARVAWKVGTVAGGENRVRATVTRDDAVAVTGSPIEFIASVTPGPAATMAKISGDGQQGYLNQTLTLPLVVKVSDAFGNVTANQPVTFSVVLGGGTLNGTMAGEQQVMTDTLGLAQCAWKLGATIGTQTVSVWSSFNSSSPYQFSATAKEPQGELLMFSGNYQTGTVNVPLSAPLVVKLQDFRQTPVSNVKVRFTVISGGGKFSGATTAEATTNSNGLASITPTLGTVKGDTNNVFHAIYEGANGSPVVFKASANAGSAFRMIEVSGNSQIGKVNRSLPRPFTVRVVDAYSNPVSGQQVDFVVAAGGGTLAGQTTRRVSSDSAGYAIATLRLGVTVGVNTVTAASSGLQGSPLTFTAEGQAGTPVKFFSVSGNRQRGVLGQPLPYPFVVALTDSFANPIANHPVQFTVSKGTGSFNGQGLVSVPTNALGQAAATLTMGATGYSNEVTVTTQYNSMPVGSPQIFTASTAATTPDSLVYVSGNKQIGRVGAPLPQPLKVMVVDANGIPVPNHTVTFLAVQSGTSFSGKQTLDVNTDAEGIASATPTIGTAIGDDNNAFEARAYYNNTHLKNSPLVFLASGRRSTARQLNYVSGNNQSGTVGEYLPDSLRVSVVDGQGNPVSNHPVTFEVQQGNATINGTATTYQALSRSSGQAVVAVKLPVLPSTVRIRVSTDDGQTPLVNSPLYFDATASVGSPSALTSSRTVVTPVIADGVQTSKISLLLKDAQNNPVSGKVVQIFTKGLDVQVHQPDAASDINGLAQGWLASARTGAVKVWTTVDGVMIPADTSVVTFVAGVPKEAVPFGSGQMVLRGSVLPMPLGLYLYDANGNPVPDVNVAFTILTGGGTLLEQQPVKTDAQGKASVHWKLGPQVDTQTLQAVVSGLAGNPLNYTAIAMPPNPGAIELLSGDRQIGVVNTTLADSFKVVVRDSTGKVAEGLPVYFHFTGQGQAMSPNPVRTDRRGVAAVLYRPGGSLLGEYQATATVPGLTQSVEFRFIVQNLPTIFLVKQDIPASSRPKQVVELAVQAVDAYNRALAGKLVTFEVTEGAGSFQDALPVTTDENGFARIRWQLGVTAAQKVRASALNIHATPVTFATTAVNSKPQLTVPEMKNTLPGQYITATITAVDADGDAVTIKARNLPKGALFDSTSSRLFQWTPGSTQSGTYTVTFIATDPYAAADTATWRINVATLNQPPRITSRAPADTVVEAYYYETLQFSVSAMDPDNNTLTYFWKVNGGFAGNQTELVMKPEPENFTKDLYVQVDISDGSALAFARWHVHLSIKQTVQLSNLAVQAMGRKAELAWQTSSERDNLGFTVLRSSSAQGPYQPMTETMIPPSADGRYLWTDESVQPGLSYYYKLRDLDRNGQSQEHGPVSVQIALPEVLALAQNYPNPFNPTTTISFELPKAQTVELRIFNLNGQIVRTLVNHSFSAGVHQVVWDGRDQQGGQVTSGIYYYAMRAGEQVIMKKLLLAK